Proteins encoded together in one Carya illinoinensis cultivar Pawnee chromosome 3, C.illinoinensisPawnee_v1, whole genome shotgun sequence window:
- the LOC122304842 gene encoding protein BIG GRAIN 1-like A gives MYRRERSLQEDMLFTQRRRTPSFSSSLLDAVYRSIDESNAEEAHFKETCVFKKQSISSSAKRGTWLEEEEKEVLNLRRIDDWMEKRSIHSSVLYNSASSSSESSSGATFSSSETESSDKHKPKPKPKLRSSKKQTKLEYWDSGKQPKSKIEGGFTKTKLQALKIYEELKKVKQPISPGGRIASFLNSIFNSDNVKKAKMCYVGAVEDVNLEPKSKSACSSAASHSRSCLSKSPASRGKLSSNGIKRSVRFYPLSVIVGEDSQPCGHKCIHDEDPTLMPMPTLRKITKTRSVKESTSTYHLRGFGHNGKVDNDDDDDDDTESCSSSDLFELDHLVGIGRYREELPVYETTNLETNQAIAKGLIL, from the coding sequence ATGTATAGAAGGGAGAGATCTCTGCAAGAAGACATGTTATTCACACAAAGGAGAAGAACcccatctttctcttcctctctcctcGACGCTGTTTACCGTTCCATCGACGAGTCCAACGCCGAAGAAGCTCATTTCAAAGAAACGTGCGTGTTCAAGAAACAAAGCATTTCTAGCTCTGCCAAGCGTGGCACTTGGctggaagaagaggaaaaggagGTGCTGAATCTTCGTCGGATCGACGACTGGATGGAGAAGCGGAGCATTCACAGCTCGGTGCTCTACAATTCAGCCTCGAGCTCCTCGGAGTCTAGCTCTGGCGCAACCTTCTCGTCCTCGGAAACAGAGTCGAGCGACAAACACAAACCGAAACCGAAACCGAAGCTGCGGAGCTCCAAGAAGCAGACAAAGTTGGAGTATTGGGATTCCGGGAAGCAGCCCAAGTCAAAGATTGAAGGTGGTTTCACAAAGACGAAGTTACAGGCATTGAAAATCTACGAGGAGTTGAAGAAAGTGAAGCAGCCCATTTCGCCAGGAGGTCGCATTGCTAGCTTTCTCAACTCGATTTTCAACTCTGATAACGTAAAGAAAGCCAAAATGTGTTATGTTGGAGCTGTGGAAGATGTGAACTTGGAGCCTAAATCCAAGTCTGCATGCTCGTCGGCGGCTTCGCACTCGAGATCTTGCTTGAGCAAAAGCCCTGCTTCAAGAGGGAAACTGAGCAGCAATGGTATCAAAAGGTCTGTGAGGTTTTATCCTCTTAGCGTGATTGTCGGTGAGGATTCTCAGCCCTGTGGCCATAAATGTATTCATGACGAGGATCCAACCCTAATGCCAATGCCAACTCTTCGAAAAATCACAAAAACTCGATCGGTAAAGGAGAGCACAAGTACATACCATTTGAGAGGTTTTGGTCACAATGGAAAAgttgataatgatgatgatgatgatgatgatacaGAGAGCTGTTCAAGCTCGGATTTGTTCGAGCTTGATCACCTTGTTGGGATTGGGAGGTACAGAGAGGAGCTTCCAGTGTATGAAACTACTAATTTGGAAACAAATCAAGCAATTGCTAAGGGGTTGATTTTGTAG
- the LOC122304311 gene encoding RING-H2 finger protein ATL52-like — MGDFASPFRQPPPTPPKSNLPTLYYGIVVIATAALLLALYNLLIVRWCTRSHQIQRAPRQRSLLEEISTSQRCENPNRNLLSSFKYKKGVAADEQGVELNNCDCAVCLSAFEEGEEVRKLPRCKHSFHAPCIDMWLYSHADCPLCRSPVGWLCQRHVVYTQQANSQENVQDSGSSV; from the coding sequence atgggTGATTTTGCAAGCCCCTTCAGACAGCCACCTCCTACTCCACCAAAATCCAACTTACCTACCTTATATTATGGCATCGTGGTGATCGCGACTGCCGCTCTGTTGTTAGCCCTATACAACCTCCTAATTGTCAGATGGTGCACACGGAGCCACCAAATCCAGAGAGCACCAAGACAAAGAAGCCTGTTGGAGGAGATCTCAACCAGTCAGAGATGTGAAAACCCCAACAGGAACTTGTTGTCCAGCTTCAAGTACAAGAAAGGAGTGGCAGCAGATGAACAAGGCGTTGAGCTGAATAATTGTGATTGTGCAGTTTGCTTATCAGCTTTCGAGGAAGGTGAAGAGGTGCGGAAACTGCCGCGGTGCAAGCACTCCTTTCATGCTCCATGCATAGATATGTGGCTCTACTCTCATGCTGATTGCCCGCTTTGTAGGTCACCCGTTGGCTGGCTGTGTCAGCGACATGTCGTGTATACACAGCAAGCAAATTCTCAAGAAAATGTGCAGGACTCAGGCAGCTCAGTTTGA
- the LOC122304310 gene encoding vacuolar protein sorting-associated protein 2 homolog 1: MSFLFGKRKTPAELLRENKRMLDKSIREIDRERQGLQTQEKKLILEIKKSAKQGQMGAVRVMAKDLVRTRHQIEKFYKLKSQLQGVSLRIQTLKSTQAMGEAMKGVTKAMGQMNRQMNLPSLQKIMQEFERQNEKMELTTEVMGDAIDDALEGDEEEEETEDLVNQVLDEIGIDVNQALVNAPSSAVAAPPTKNKVPQVETVGNDDSGIDSELQARLDNLRKM, encoded by the exons ATGAGCTTTCTATTTGGCAAGAGAAAAACTCCCGCAG AACTTCTGCGGGAAAATAAGAGGATGCTGGACAAATCTATAAGGGAAATAGATCGGGAGAGACAAGGTCTACAAACGCAGGAGAAGAAACTAATTCTGGAGATAAAGAAAAGCGCCAAGCAAGGGCAGATG GGAGCTGTGAGGGTGATGGCAAAAGATCTCGTTAGAACACGCCATcagattgaaaaattttataagcTTAAATCACAACTCCAGGGTGTATCTCTTAGAATCCAG ACGTTGAAATCAACACAAGCCATGGGGGAGGCAATGAAAGGCGTGACAAAGGCAATGGGCCAGATGAATAGACAGATGAACTTACCATCATTGCAGAAAATTATGCAAGAATTTGAAAGGCAGAATGAGAAAATGGAATTGACGACTGAAGTGATGGGAGATGCTATTGATGATGCTTTGGAAggggatgaggaggaggaagaaaccGAAGATCTAGTGAATCAAGTTCTCGATGAGATTGGAATTGATGTCAATCAAGCG CTTGTTAATGCACCATCATCTGCTGTTGCTGCACCACCAACCAAGAATAAGGTTCCACAAGTAGAAACAGTGGGTAATGATGACAGTGGAATAGATAGTGAGTTACAGGCAAGGTtagataatttaagaaaaatgtaa